The Aspergillus flavus chromosome 2, complete sequence region CGCACAGGCCGTGCCATCAGATACGACGCCTCAGTAAACGCAGTCtctataaagaaaaaaaaaaacacaacTTAAATGTAATTCAAGTGTCCAAACACACGGTATGTACTATAAACGGTCGGCAGAGCAGCTAAGCCCTGCCAGAGCCGAGACGCAAGAATCCCAAGAGGGTATAATATAAACGGTCATCGAACTCCCGTTTTGTTACATCCTTCCCAGCTCAGACACAGAAGCATTGCCACATCCTTAATCATGAAGTGAAGGCGTAGCTCGAGAACACCATAGCTAACTCGTTCAGTATATCTACTCTAATGCACTATTATTCGCTATTGTTAGGGTTTTATGCCGATACCTAATCATAGTTGGTATTCAGTGCGAATTCGCGCGCAGCATTGAGATCAGCATTTGCCTTATCCAGCTTCGCCTGCATTCTTTGCACGCAATCCGGACCCAGTGGCAATCTTAGAATCTGCCCCTTAAGTCCACCAGCGGCGCCCTCTCCAGTGACGACTTCAAAGATCCTAGCGATCGCCTTTTCAGGGTCTCCTTTTTGTTTGCCTTGTGCTGACTCGAAATTGCCTAGCATGGTATCCACCGGTCCACCTTTATATGGTTCACTAAGCCCGCTCTCGTTCCTCTGAACTGCCGACAGGAAATTCGTACGGAAAGCACCGGGTTCCACCACAAGAACTGAAATATTAAACGGTGCAAGTTCACGACTCAGCGATTCAGATAGACCTTCCAGTGCGAATTTGCTTGCAGAATACAACCCGCAAGAAGGCAAAGCATCTTGACCAGCGACGCTACTAATGTTCACGATCGTTCCACTCCTGTTGCCGCGCATACCGGGGAGCACTGCTCGGATTACTCGGAGAGGACCGAAGAAATTAGTTTCCATCTGGAGTGCGCTTTCTTTGTCACTGTAACGGAGTATTAGTCACCGTTCGCTGTTAATAAGAAGAATGTTGACTTACTTCAGGTCCTCCACGGCGCCTAATAATGAGTACCCCGCGTTGTTCACTAATACATCGATTTTCCCGTAAAAGCTTTCTGCCTTTTTCACTGCCTCAGGAATAGCATCGGCCTTGGTAACGTCTAGCTCCACGATCTTTCCGCCCTTATTTTGAATTGTCTGGACTGCATCTGCGGACTTTGATGCGTTGCGAACGGTCCCGATGACATGATGCCCGGCTGACAGTGCGTACAGCGAAAGGGATAGACCCAAGCCCGAGGAGGCACCGGTGATGAACCAAACTTGCGGTGCCATTGTTCAGAGAATGTAGTTTAATACTGATTATGGTTCGATAATTGTAGGACTTAGTCATGGTATATCTCCAGGGGGGGGGGCGACAAGGATCCTTTATATAAGAGAGCCGCGGAGATAACGGAGAATAACGGGTCTAAGGCGGGGTTAAAGTCGTTGCTTTTATGACCGAAAACAAGATCTCCCTTATTGTATGAGACGATAGGCAGGAGTAATTGGCGTCATTCCAATACTGGCCTAACTCCATGGGGGCCGGGAGTCATGTGACATCATgtctatactagtataaaAGCAGTTCCCATCTAGGTCACGGATTCGCGTGAATAGAGTACTACCCTTAGTTTTCGGTTGAATGGTGCAGTTACTCATTGATTTTTCAGCTCTATCATGCCGTTGAAGGCAAAGCACGGGCTAGATGCAATCTGGGTTTACTCGGGAAAACTCTCTTGTTCTTATAGTATAGAACGATCGAGTTAGGGTTGATTCAAGACCCTTCAAGTTTCAACTATACCACATGACCTCCATTGAGAGATTATGTCAAGACATCGCTCATACTAACATTTCCAAGTGACCCCTAACGTGGCGAAGTAGATGTGGCGCAGTATCAATGCCTACAAAAGGCGCTGAGACTTCGCGCTCCAAGGCCAAGATTCTATATCCTATTTTGCTTGAGAATTTGCACATGTGTCTCCGATCGTCATTTGCCCAGCGCAGATCAGTACCCGCTACTTGTTCGTACAGCCGCTATTGGCCCATCACATTGATATGAATACGAGAAGCCGAAAAATGGGGCACAACGTACCCACCGCTAGTGTACAAGGtgaaataatataagatGGACAAGATATCACTGAAATCAGTCAAAGGCATTGCTGCAATGCTTAGCCGAACACAAACATGATGATAATATCTCAAATGGcgcttcttttgttttctactTTCCTAGCGGGCCCCGTAGCAGCATCCAACTATGCTACGAGGCTAGATACCACGGCGACAAACATCGGCCCGCTCACGACACGCTTTACCCCTCCAGCCTCATGTTCCGATATTCGCACGAGAGTCTTCTATGACATCATCCCTAAGCTCGAAATGGGATGTGAAGGACCCGGAGGAAACGAGTGTTGCCCACCAAATTGGCGAGACGATGTTTACTACAGTCCTGGGATGTGCCCGGCAGGATACCAGACCTGTACACTGCCAACCTCCAAACAACGTATCGAGACGACTGCTATGTGTTGTCCAGAGTAAGTTTCAAGATAATGCTTGAATATTAATCCATTTCCAGAATACTCATGGACTATAGCAATTTCGCATGTAACGGTCAAGGCCGCTGTACTCGCCCATTGAACACTAGGGTTCCCCTTACCATGACCGATGCCACACGGACAACCACACGAACCGAATACGCCATAACGGCAACCCCGATCCAAATCCGCTTTAAGGCGGCCGAATCCACGATCGTGCCAATCCCGACTGCGTCTCTGAAGCTTCCGAGGGGGTATCTGTACAAGCGTGAAAAGGTGGGCATTGGTATTGGAGTTTCGGCTGCCGTTATTGGATTTGCGATTGGTATATACTTTTGCTGTTGTTCTGGTAATAAACGCAGAACAATGGCTAGGGTACCGACAGCTCCATTGGAGAATTATCCTATCCCCGAAACCCCTGATGTCCCTCCGCCTGCTTATCCCGGACCGAGTGATGGTTTGGGCACAGCGGCGACGGTTCCAGGTAGCAGCACTGATAACTGGCCGATGGGGGGACGAAAGTAGCTTACTGCGTATCTAACTTATAATATCACATACAcatattttcttctcttgacGTAAATATCGCACATCAGCAAGAAACCAGTGGGGGACAACctggaggaaaagggggCTAGGCTCCACTATTGCCTCTTGGCGATCTCGTATTTTGGCCTTCCAATTGTCTAAGATCGTCGGCGTACCCAGAAATAGAACTGACTACGTAGTATTGTCCAATCATTTGTCTCCTACTTTGCTTGGTATTTGGTCACTGCGAACACACTATACGTATGTACCTGAAAGTTTACTAGAGAAAACATTATAATTCTCGAAAAGGCTCCACTGACAgtaaaagtatatattggCAGTCTTGGGATATTCTCAACTTACCACAACCCAATATTGTCAGAGTTGTAATGATTCCTGTAATGGTACCCCTAATTAAAACCGGGTGCGCAAGGATCAAtccagaagagagaagatcaTATAATATCGGGCGTACGTCATAAGGAATGAACATGTGTACATGACAAAACCACACAGAACATAAGAACAGACCAAATCTGAGAATAAGGGTATAAGGgagttattattattcctTTCTTGGGGACTGAGCAGCACTCAGACCCAAGGCCTACGTTATTCAACGAGAGAAAGGCTATTTACATCGACGCCGAGCGATAGAGTCAGCGTCGGCCGAAGTATGGAGGCTTAGAGCGATATCCTCGCACATTTTCGCGCGTAAGAATGGTTGATACCATGCAATGAGCTCGGCTGGTTCTGAAGAGCCGAAAACAGAGATATGAAACAATCACATGCCATATCTGCGGTGTATATCGGTTCAAATTAGGAGCTTATTGCGTCTCGTCAGCTTAGGCAAAAATGTTAATGTGGTCAGGCTGTCTGTCACATGAGACGATATTCAGCCTTACAGCTATCCCTTGGTCACTTGTCAAAGCGTATCTGCAATATATTGTCCGTTTATCATTCTAAGCTCCGACAATATAAGGGCTGTATAGCTTTGATCCCTATGACTGTAGTATGACTTCAACTATTACTCGAACGATCTTGGCCTATATCTACACTATTCATTCTAGCGCCTTCTACGACAAGTTGACTCAGACTACGCTAATTTCGGTGTGGATACCAGAGATCGCCAACTGTCAATCTGAAGGCAAAGTGCGGGAACCAGATATTACAGTATGTCTTTCGGCATACTCCGGTTTCAAAACCTTGGATCAGGAAAATGGCAAACTGGGGATGGAAGCGGAGATTGTTTGATTTCAACAAATTTCTTATTATACCTAACCTAGCTAAGAATGCCGGAAGAATGATATTGAATAGGTTTGTTGGGCAATGCCGATCGATTACAGACAAATACATTGAGGCTGGCACTAATGTCTTCTACATTACGAGACAAACAGGCGTCAGGGCAAGAGATCCCTCTGACTATATCAAGAGCTTCATTCTCTTTAATAATGAAACCGTCTCAAATTTGAATATCTGGAAGACTGCTAAATACTGAGAAAGGGGACCACACTGTGACTTCACATGTCCAGGAATTAGGTCTCAACGCCGCATGTGACCCCCGCAAAGGCGGCTCTCGGAACCAAATCCCAGCCCTGTGGCAAGTGGGACACCCCACTTGGCGCCATGGGACCTCGTCATATAAACCTGGGGTAGCTGCAAATTCGACTGGAACCTAGACCCCGATAGGCCCGGGGCCAGACTCCGGCTGACGATGATACAATGATGTCTATTCCGTCTCCGAGCGAACACCTAAATTTTTCTGCTCTCGTCCGATCTCCTCACTGGGTTGAGGAATGTCTTTGCGTATCATGCCTTCTTGAAGAATTGATATTCGAGGGATTCTCGGTAGTTAGAAGGATCGGAAGTCATTGTAGTCTTCCTAACATACACGCCAACTGGACTTGGGAGGGGGGAGGGAACACTGCCAAAATTGGTGAGTTAAGCTTTGCCTGGAGGGAAGAGAATAATGGGTTGGTTGACCTGGACCAAACATTCTAACTAGGTAGTGAAAAaccaaaaacatacaacaggagggattcgctggtggtcacccacccaactactaaacctcccggcgtgtggcttaagtacggctgagcggacgggaagccctgttctccacaccctatggtcgtatgtactgatTTTCTACTTGTACAGGCATAGGTGGCTGTAATGCAACAGTTCAGGATTAACCTGGTAATCTACAGCTAGAAGAGTTGAAGCAGCAGTTGACATTCTCAAGCACAGCTAATCTTAGTTCCAACTGTGCATTGTTTGTGAGTGATTGGGGAAAGGTTCCAAGTATAGACATCCACGTACACGAATATCCTGTAATCCAATTTCGGTATGTATTAGTAGCCGGAGCGatgttttatatattttgaagATGGCGGCATCAGGATGACCATAGCCTTACCCACTGTACACCACTTCACGATAAACCTGCACATTAACGTCAGCAGAGTTACCCATGGTATATCAATGTTGAATCAAGCCCTACActaaatattactaattgATGGTCGTCGGATGGTCGCCggaatatatagtatagttatGCACATAATGTCTAGTATTCGACCCTTGTCAATGTAGGTAATCAACATTTTCAGTTGTATATTTGGAGATACCCGATATTCTGGTAACAGGATTGTAGTATTTCACCTTTGCTAGTGGAAAATCAAAGTGTACAGTCTCCTTCCGTTTCACCTGTATGTGGGTAGGTTGAACTGAGGGCCCATCTCTGCGATATCCATTCGAATCCACCATCTGCGATGACACACCGTGTTTGCCACTGTTGGTTCGTGATTCCGAGACCACTGCGATATCCATCGAGCGTGCTGAACTGACTCCGCTGAGCTAAAAGAAGTCACAAGGACTTGAGTTTCTCTCAGGTGGACTCCTTCTGTCTGAAGTGCATACCCAAGATGACAAGGGTATCAATCATAATTAAGGTAGATTAACAGATAGAGTGAAATAAAATTAGGAGTGCTTTCAAGGGCTTGCTCAGCGGCTGATACCATCTGGCCACACCCTAACTTGGAGATTTATAGTGAGccatattatatttttggACCTCTTCGCAGAAGGCAGGTTTACTGTAGAGCTCGGACTGGTGGGTTCATGGTGCAAACCTTAATGAGCGCTGGTTAAATCACATAGTGTCACCCCAGACAGCTTGAGTTTCGGATCCGGCCGGTTTGAGGTTACTTTCGAAGCAAGGTTCGGTAACAAAAGAGGTGGTTCGATGTATGGGCCTCTCCAGAATACTGACAGTAGAGGCTAGGGACATTATTCCGCGTAACCTGTCCTGAATGGCTACCTTTGTTCATCACGTCAGATATTATGAGATAACTGGGTGGACAAAATAGCCGCCTAAAAAGCCAATTACCAAGTATAATAGCCATGGGAGGTTTGAGGTTAGCAGAGAATGTTAGCGACCCTGAAGAAACTATTTTTAGCAAGTATTGCTACTGTTGGATGAAGCTGTCTTTACTTTCTTTGCATATATCAATACATGGTTCAGAAGATAAAAGAACAACTTGTCCTCAAGTTAGTCACCGTAGAGCTCCCTGCACCCCGTGGTAACCCGGCCCCTTGGCTATATatccctttttcctttctcgggGAATTGACCACTTTATATGCTATGGGTTTGACTGTGAAGTCCGCAAGCTTTGTATCCCATTCGAAGAAAGTCAATACCGCAATCATCGGTAGGGTGACCCGTAACTTTGTAGAGCCCCTGTCCACAACGGGCAACAGATTCTGTAGATTGAGTAATGAGCTACTATCGAAATTGGCTTTCATAGATTCGACTATAATGTAATACCGCGATTAAAAGTAACTTGGAATCCTGATTTCTTCAAGCTGACTTGCTGCCCCGATGCGGAGTAAAGCTATTCGGGGCCGCAAGATTCGCAGAAATATATTGACTGGCACCCGATACCGAGCCAAGTGAGGAACTGCACGTCATGTCCAACTCCCCTGAGTCACCTAGGACATGTTAACCGATAGTGGGGCAGTAACCTTGTCAGTATGGAGTGGCGACAACGATGACTTTGGGCCTGGGCTGGAACTAACCTCCAGACGCAAAGCTAAACCAGGCCAAGACCTGAATCCCGAGCGTCTCCAGATTTTTCCCACTCTCATAGGACGCAAATTGAGTTTCTATTGAGAGCTCCAAGCGAAGGGACTAGATCCTTCTCTTGGCTCTTTTAGCGCTAGCAGTGGTAACTCAGCCACTGACGACCACCCAAGGGCTTAAGATGCTACGGCGGACCAAAGAGACCTATTTTAATAGACCACGGCCTAGGCCATTTCATCTCGCCATATGAGTAGTCAAGAGACACCGGAaatattatcattattttCTCACTACTATTTAAAACATTCTATATACTTGCACCTGCGACACCGACCGTGAAAGATATTCTAACATGGCTGTGTACTATGCGAACCGCAACCTCACGCCGGATCAGAGCGACCAGTGGCCAATGAGTTTCCCACCGTTGCCACCCTCTGAATATGATCGCTTTCTTGGCTGGTCTATGCTGGGGATGGGTTTAGCCAGCTCAGAGCCTGTCCCTCCACCGCAGAACGCTCAAATGGAGTATGCAGATGTCTCATCGACCGAGACGTACAGCCTCGACACAACTAAAGACTTCTGGTATCCTTCAGGCTACCCGAATGTAAGACCGAGCGATTTGCCACCTGGCTTATCCGATAATACTAATCAACTCTCAGGCCATTGGCACGACTGAGTATCATACACCTGGGCCGATCAGCGACCCTCAAGCTGCTATATACCCAGAGCATGAACAGAGAGGTATCAACGATGGAACACCTTCTACTACGTACCAACATCCGCGTACGGACGCTCCTCAGCAGTCTATGCGAAAGGCGAAACGCCCATCACTTAGCCCCAAGTCGCATCCAGAGCCCCGCATGGCAACACCCATTCGACCCAAGCCAATGCCGAAAAAACGGTCATCGCAAGACAGCACCGCATCACAGCGTAGGCGGTCAATATCGTCAGACagcaaggatgatgatcccAACATCTGCatgctgaggaagaaggcacATAACCAGGTGGAGAAGCGTTATCGTGCAAACTTGAATGCAGGGTTCAAACAGCTCGAAGATGTCACTAAGCAAGACTCCACGACCGCAACGAGTGATACCAAGATGGCGAAGGGCTTGAGACCGGGCCGCAAAGCTTTGATTCTGCAACACGCCTATGAGCACATCGTCTGTCTTCAGGCTGAGCTTCGGTCGTTGCAGAAGAGGCTTGGTGAACGGTAACGCTAGGTTTAGATATTGCATTATACACTCATTCTATGCTATATACCACACTCGCTGGTATCGTCCAATTTACTGTACCGTTAATCATGTGTTAAAATCATACTGTACCTAATCATCATGCTTACATGGTTTTGAGTGTCCTGCACGGAGTTGATGGTATGGGTATAATGATC contains the following coding sequences:
- a CDS encoding dehydrogenase with different specificitie gives rise to the protein MAPQVWFITGASSGLGLSLSLYALSAGHHVIGTVRNASKSADAVQTIQNKGGKIVELDVTKADAIPEAVKKAESFYGKIDVLVNNAGYSLLGAVEDLNDKESALQMETNFFGPLRVIRAVLPGMRGNRSGTIVNISSVAGQDALPSCGLYSASKFALEGLSESLSRELAPFNISVLVVEPGAFRTNFLSAVQRNESGLSEPYKGGPVDTMLGNFESAQGKQKGDPEKAIARIFEVVTGEGAAGGLKGQILRLPLGPDCVQRMQAKLDKANADLNAAREFALNTNYD